A part of Mycolicibacterium sp. TUM20985 genomic DNA contains:
- a CDS encoding DUF2599 domain-containing protein, protein MRNLLTAMTAALLVASATAVGGAPVAAADPSGPPYVDHTEWAHWGDMSSLRVYPTPAGRVAAGTVHNTAQGQEAWTEVLTLAPDADIPGLREQFMCHWTYAEFARPGKTSWNLEPWRPVVDADTMLVTGCNPGGSEEPF, encoded by the coding sequence ATGCGTAACCTCCTCACCGCCATGACGGCGGCGCTACTCGTCGCCTCCGCGACCGCGGTGGGCGGGGCGCCCGTCGCAGCGGCCGACCCGTCAGGTCCGCCCTACGTCGATCACACCGAGTGGGCCCACTGGGGTGACATGTCGAGCCTGCGCGTCTATCCGACCCCCGCGGGTCGCGTAGCCGCCGGAACCGTACACAACACCGCGCAGGGGCAGGAGGCGTGGACGGAGGTGCTCACACTGGCGCCCGACGCCGACATCCCCGGTCTGCGCGAACAATTCATGTGTCACTGGACGTACGCCGAGTTCGCGAGGCCGGGCAAGACCAGCTGGAACCTCGAACCGTGGCGACCCGTGGTGGACGCCGACACGATGCTGGTGACGGGATGCAATCCCGGCGGAAGCGAGGAACCGTTCTGA
- a CDS encoding DUF2516 family protein, whose product MLQDLASYVLFAIQVGVLLVGLYAFVHAAIQRTDAYPAAGKLSKPIWLAILGGTGLVGVFLPPPVGSAIAACAVGIYLVDVRPKILEVQGKSR is encoded by the coding sequence ATGCTTCAGGACCTGGCGAGTTACGTCCTCTTCGCCATTCAGGTGGGCGTTCTGCTTGTCGGGCTGTACGCCTTCGTCCACGCCGCGATCCAGCGCACCGACGCCTACCCCGCGGCCGGGAAGCTGAGCAAGCCCATCTGGCTCGCGATCCTCGGCGGCACGGGCCTGGTGGGCGTCTTCCTTCCGCCGCCGGTCGGATCGGCCATCGCCGCATGTGCGGTCGGCATCTACCTCGTCGACGTCCGGCCGAAGATCCTTGAGGTGCAAGGAAAGTCGCGTTAG